A window of Longimicrobiaceae bacterium genomic DNA:
CTCGTCCTCACGCGAGCCGCCGCTGGAGCGCCACCACCCTCAAACGCTGGCAGGGCTCGGCCTATAAGTTAGGGACAGGTTTGTAGATAGACAGAAAACATCTGCTGTAGCAAGGCGGAACGCGATGTCTCGAATCGAGCCACCTCCGCCTTCCCCGCCCACCTCCCGGCATCGCGCAAAGCCTGCAGCCGTAAGGGAATAGCGCGTCCCGGCCGGCAGGCACCCGGGTTGCGCCCCTGCTCAGCTGGTCGACGTCCTCCGGCTTCAGAGGACGGAAAATGCGCAACCCGGAGGAGCAGATGACGCGCTCAGCGGAGGGCTCGCAGCCCAAGAGTGCAAACCACAGGGAGGACATCGTGCAGAGCGCGCTGGCGATGTTCGCCCGCCACGGCTACACCGGCGCATCGGTACGGCGGATCGCCGCGGAGGCCGGCGTCTCGCGCAGCCTGATGTACAACTGGTTTCCGGCGAAGCGGGAGCTGCTCCGCGCCATCTTCGAGCGGAGCATGGGCCAGGTGCAGCGCACCCTGGAGGCGGCGGACGGAGACGGCCCATCGGCGGATCGCCTGCGCAGGCTGGTCGACGCCGCACTCGGCCTCGTGCGCGCGGATCCGCTCACCTGGCGGTTCGTGTACCAGCTCCGGATGCAGCCGGACGTGCTCGCTGAGCTCGGGCGGGACGTACCGGCCCACTGGGCCGCGCTCGAGCCGAGGATCGCCGCGCTCCTCGCCGGAGCCGGCGCGGGCGACCCGGCCACGGAGGCGCGCGCCCTGGTCGCGGCCCTGGACGGCGGCGTACAGCAGTACCTGC
This region includes:
- a CDS encoding TetR/AcrR family transcriptional regulator, producing the protein MTRSAEGSQPKSANHREDIVQSALAMFARHGYTGASVRRIAAEAGVSRSLMYNWFPAKRELLRAIFERSMGQVQRTLEAADGDGPSADRLRRLVDAALGLVRADPLTWRFVYQLRMQPDVLAELGRDVPAHWAALEPRIAALLAGAGAGDPATEARALVAALDGGVQQYLLDPEHYPLREVGEVLARRFAPAGGAASPGSPRPMPSAQAG